gttgatttgaaagttttcaaaaccatatgtaagataaaaatcaaaataatttaactgtgaaaacaatactattcactttttcaagaatgtgttcgagagaaaaaataaggtttttatgtcataaattgtttaatgtacactagagaacattatattaacctaaaatataagaattgtgtattctttccctaaataaaagctacgaaattacctaatatgatttacatatatacgacaattaatgattataaataataaagaattgataacaatttttgcatccttcttcattttgtttaattttatattattaaaaaaaattaaacaatcacattaaccatataataaaaaaattagtttttttcttatatgttatattttaaatttttttaaatgacattaaattacaaaaatgaggaaaccttatatgttatattttttttaaaacgactttaaaatacaaaaatgaggacactttatatgttatatttttcttatatgttatattttttcttatatgttatattttgaattttttaaaacgactttaaattacaaaaatgtaatttttccttaagtatacgactaaaaacattaaaatgacatgtatcaattcgatggttgatctgaaagctttcaaaaccatatggaagataaaagtcaaaataattcaactataaaaacaatactgttcacttttttcaagaatgtgttcgatggaaaaaataaggcttttatgtcataatttgtttaatatccaatccgatcaacccatgatgtattaattatagttttgttccattatttttaataaaaattgatccgatccatcggaaaaaaattatataataacaacaaaaaatattttatatatataaataaaatgatcaaatatataaaagaaactatcgataatatatacaaataaattcatcatgcgcaaggcgcaggtTCTTGTTCACTTCTCAACGCGCCACGTCAGCGTTTTGTGggccccacttttaaaaagtgtgaaaaaatgtcaagtCCATGGCttgaacccgggttattgagatataaacaccaacatttataccactaagctaaatgatactttgtacattgatggccgaacctaatatatatttatgaaagtcagaagcccttgcttcttcggcttcctctgaaGGGCGGGCCTACAAGTGtgttatgggtttcatttttaaatgagattcattacgttatatgaaaaaactcaagtttgcaacaattatagttttctcaTATTGTAAATCGTTGTCGTTTAACAAGAGTttgggttcttttcatcattgtctcaaacaagtctgagttacagagttgcgccgtgtgtctgttcgtaatctattttttcaccggtgaactcttcatgtccacatcttaaatcgcttgatcataaatgttcctgatttgtagcccctatgtaaaccctatatatgtgattctcatctttgatgaacccaatcttCACTcgacaaaactcattgattcctcttagattTAACCatcttttagaaaatgtttctctcaTCCTCTCCAGTTCGTCAAACCGGCGTcccggcgtccgtcactcaaccttcgagtctctccgtcttggtcgtagtagtcagagcatagcctctggcttcctcgcttctgggattccctgaacttcaagaaagacagggagtttgttcttccttgatgaaaaagtaagttaatcttcgatatatcacacttatttaacataatttttttaattgatttcctaaatctttgttgaataatattatttgcagattccgtgattcatgggtttacttCCGTCGGACgcgctaatcattacatgccatctttgaaagcaggTTACATTGtcaaagtcgatcgttttgaggttgctagatgctcaagcatgtacaagataactgatcatctattcctcattcgtttcatctcactaaccattatcGATGAATTCTtcacgggtgctcctgagatcaatcttcagtcaagattagactgttcaataatctccaagtgattgcgaaaacaaacctagaactcccaggtatattatcatattgcatctgagtttatattatgttttgatatcataactgaaatttaaactcgcagatgtggttgaGCAAATCCGTACTGTCCAGGGTtctgacctcaccaaagaaacaactcgagtcgtttTATGTCTCCTTACTGACCcataagaaacaatcaacacataaatccctttatattactgtatatattgtgctaacatcaataatcaaaaatatttcctacccaagatttgtggtcgtctacttatctcccttacttatcaatctaattttaaacaaatctttattttacagcttaaaacaaaccacaataacccaaacaaccaaaacaccaaaaactaaaatcccaaaaaagacaaatcattaatgatcacctctctttttgtctaatcttacaaataaacttcaaaataaatataccaaaccaatcaactcaaataaaactcaacgacacatacattgagccagctaaacaaataaaaactacacggccagctatttaacaatttacaaacttactttcacagatgcttacgaagaagacgaagacgacaaccaagatcagtgaaattacctaaacaaaaaaaagaagagtaagttacaaactctgataaatacaactaacaatgatttttgtttacatattacccatcaaataaaagagaaacaaatacAACCACAGCAGGAGGTACAAGAGACATTCCCAACAGACATAAATGCGgtaacaacatctccacctgctcactcctcttgtcttatgaaaatagcttacatgttCAATGTCAACAGgccaatgctattgtcttcttatgagaaatgcatatattcgtttaaaacccATTAAGGCCCAAATACTAATTGTACTCATTTTATAGTCTTTTTCTACAAGTCTTCGtgtatttattttaaaggtTTGGTAAAaccaacaaatttaaaaataaaaaaaaacatataaccaacataataataataataaattattactcaatacacacaacttacacaactaaactggagaaaaaatatccagaaacaaaaagTACTCTCAACAAcactaatataatttatgtaatctcaacagtacaagtaacaaattaaaaagacaaacaaataataagtaTCAGTGATACATCAATACACAATGAAagcaacaaatttaaaaataaaaataacatataaccaacataataataataataataataaattattactcaatacacacaacttacacaactaaactgcagaaaaaatatccagaaacaaaaagTACTCTCAACAAcactaatataatttatgtaatctcaacagtacaagtaacaaattaaaaagacaaacaaataataagtaTCAGTGATACATCAGGCAACACTATGAACTATATCAAttacattactaacacagtttagtcttTCATGAATGGAGAAcagtgcatacacagttcatcatcacaactataaccctataacaataaaaaaacttgaaaaacaataaccaacccaaaacgcaaaattAACAGGTACAATAATcctaacaaatattgagatgaaagaAGAACTATGTCTACAACCCCAACCCTAACCCCAAGTGCGGAGGCAATGCCCTGGTAAGTATGAATAGAATGGGTTAATGTAACTAGAGACTAAAATTTCACGTATAGAAACATTCACGAGGCTAAAAGTATAAATTGCGATGTATGATATCAAGACGAAGTTTGTATGATTATGAGACAAGTACAACTGAAGAATGTATATaactttttcaagtttttaaagTGAAGATGAATTTTGGCGACGTGTTTCTAATCGATGATTGAAATATCTCCGAGATTTTATCCGTGAGATGGTTCAGAGCCGCAAATGGGACAAACTTTCTTTGTCTGAAGCCATTTGGTTATACATTCAGAGTGGTACGAATGGTTACAAAGTCGGAGTATGACCAaagattctccttcttcaaactCCATTTGGCAAACCACACAACGATCAATCTCGTTTTTGTTATGTGAAAATACGTAGCTAGATGGCTTCAGACACGTGGATATTTCGGTCTGCGTCAGGCCACGTTTTTCAACTCCGATGAATTCTCCAAGTGCAATCAGTTCCTCGTAAGACAACTGGTCGGGGTCAATCTCGTCTTCTTCCTCCAGGAAATCATCCTCCTCAACGTAAGAGTTGCTTTCTTGGTCCTCAAGAAAATCATTGATTTCATCTTCGTCTTCTCCAAACCCATTGCTATCGAAATACTCGTAGTAGTTGTCATTTCTTCCTTCGTCGccttcttcttcagattctCCGTCACTTTCCATCATGGAAAACCTTGAGGAGGCCAAATCATGGATACGAGGGGGGAAATGGGAATTAGCTTGGGAGGCAGCAAGAGCAACTTCTGAATTTGCTTGCTCGAAGAGGGTTAGATCATCCGGAAGTTTGTTTGGAGGTTGCTTGGGATCTTCTTCTTGGTTATCCataggagaagaagaagcagcttGTTTTGTGGTTAGGAAGAGCCTTGCTCTAAGATTTATACGAAAATAAGTTTCATGCAATAAGGTTACTTAAGCGTCAAGACAGGAATAATGTAGAAAGCCTCAGTACAAAGTAATACATAAGAAAGAAGTTAGGGTATCCTTTATCACTGTTGTAAGCAAAGTAATgcattaaaatttagtttacaGATCAGGTCTGCATTTTCTTTAACGTTGGGTCTTCCAAAAAgtcataa
The window above is part of the Brassica napus cultivar Da-Ae chromosome C3, Da-Ae, whole genome shotgun sequence genome. Proteins encoded here:
- the LOC106374970 gene encoding E3 ubiquitin ligase BIG BROTHER-related-like, whose product is MDNQEEDPKQPPNKLPDDLTLFEQANSEVALAASQANSHFPPRIHDLASSRFSMMESDGESEEEGDEGRNDNYYEYFDSNGFGEDEDEINDFLEDQESNSYVEEDDFLEEEDEIDPDQLSYEELIALGEFIGVEKRGLTQTEISTCLKPSSYVFSHNKNEIDRCVVCQMEFEEGESLVILRLCNHSYHSECITKWLQTKKVCPICGSEPSHG